A single window of Aspergillus flavus chromosome 4, complete sequence DNA harbors:
- a CDS encoding Cys/Met metabolism PLP-dependent enzyme-domain-containing protein, whose product MAESRQPHFETLQLHAGQEPDPATNARAVPIYATTSYTFNDSAHGARLFGLKEFGNIYSRIMNPTVDVFEKRIAALEGGVAAVAASSGQAAQFMAISALAHSGDNIVSTSNLYGGTYNQFKVFFSRLGITTKFVQGDKPEDIGAAIDDRTKAVYVETIGNPRYNVPDIEAIAKAAHEKGVPLVVDNTFGAGGYYCRPIEHGADIVVHSATKWIGGHGTTIGGVVIDSGKFDWGKHGARFPQFVEPSEGYHGLKFWETFGNLAFAIRVRVEILRDLGSALNPFAAQQLILGLETLSLRAERHASNALALANWLRTNDNVSWVSYPGLEDHPNHVTAKRYLKRGYGGVLSFGVKGGAAAGSQVVDGFKLISNLANVGDSKTLAIHPWSTTHEQLTEQERLESGVTEDAIRISVGTEHIDDIIADFEQSFKTSSAART is encoded by the exons ATGGCCGAGTCACGACAACCTCATTTTGAAACTCTTCAGCTTCATgctgg CCAGGAGCCTGACCCGGCGACCAACGCTCGCGCTGTGCCTATTTATGCGACCACA TCTTATACATTCAATGATTCTGCACATGGCGCCAGGCTCTTCGGCCTCAAAGAGTTTGGCAATATCTATAGCCGTATCATGAAC CCCACAGTCGATGTCTTCGAGAAGCGTATTGCAGCTCTCGAAGGTGGTGTTGCAGCGGTAGCAGCCTCTTCTGGCCAAGCGGCTCAGTTCATGGCAATCTCAGCACTTGCGCATTCAGGTGACAATATCGTCTCGACCAGTAATTTGTACGGAGGCACATACAACCAGTTCAAAGTTTTCTTCTCCCGGCTAGGGATTACGACCAAATTTGTCCAAGGAGACAAGCCAGAGGATATTGGTGCGGCAATTGATGACCGCACCAAGGCTGTTTATGTCGAGACGATTGGAAACCCTCGATATAATGTGCCTGACATTGAGGCCATCGCTAAGGCTGCCCATGAGAAAGGTGTGCCCTTGGTA GTTGATAACACTTTCGGAGCCGGTGGCTACTACTGCCGCCCTATCGAACATGGAGCCGATATCGTCGTGCACAGTGCAACTAAATGGATTGGTGGCCACGGTACCACGATCGGTGGTGTCGTGATAGATAGCGGCAAATTCGATTGGGGTAAACATGGTGCTCGATTTCCGCAGTTTGTGGAGCCGTCCGAAGGCTACCACGGCCTGAAGTTCTGGGAAACTTTCGGGAATCTGGCGTTCGCAATCCGTGTCCGCGTTGAGATCCTTCGGGATCTCGGGTCAGCATTGAATCCATTTGCTGCGCAACAGCTAATCCTTGGTCTGGAGACTCTTAGCTTGCGTGCTGAACGGCATGCAAGTAATGCATTGGCTTTGGCGAACTGGCTGCGTACAAACGACAATGTGAGCTGGGTTTCGTATCCTGGCCTCGAGGATCATCCCAACCATGTGACCGCTAAGCGCTATCTGAAGCGCGGGTATGGCGGTGTCTTATCCTTCGGTGTCAAGGgaggtgctgctgctggaagcCAGGTCGTTGACGGGTTTAAGTTGATTAGTAATCTAGCTAA TGTCGGAGATTCCAAAACGCTTGCAATCCATCCTTGGTCTACGACACATGAGCAACTGACCGAGCAAGAACGGCTTGAATCTGGTGTTACTGAGGATGCTATCCGCATTTCCGTCGGTACTGAGCACATTGACGATATCATTGCCGACTTCGAACAGTCATTCAAGACTTCCAGTGCCGCACGTACCTAA
- a CDS encoding citrate synthase-like protein: MASSLRIGTSVLRSTSLAGKPVVQSVAFNGLRCYSTGKAKSLKETFADNLPGEIEKVKKLRKDYGNKVIGEVTLDQAYGGARGVKCLVWEGSVLDSEEGIRFRGYTIPECQKLLPKAPGGEEPLPEGLFWLLLTGEIPSEQQVRDLSAEWAARSDLPKFIEELIDRCPSTLHPMAQFSLAVTALEHESAFAKAYAKGINKKDYWNYTFEDSMDLIAKLPTIAAKIYRNVFKDGKVAPIQKDKDYSYNLANQLGFGNNNDFVELMRLYLTIHSDHEGGNVSAHTTHLVGSALSSPMLSLSAGLNGLAGPLHGLANQEVLNWLTKMKAAIGNDLSDQAIKDYLWSTLNAGQVVPGYGHAVLRKTDPRYVSQREFALRKLPDDQMFNLVSQVYKIAPGVLTEHGKTKNPFPNVDAHSGVLLQYYGLTEANYYTVLFGVSRALGVLPQLIIDRALGAPIERPKSFSTEAYAKLVGAKL, from the exons atggcttcttccttgagaATCGGAACTTCTGTTCTTCGATCCACCTCTCTCGCCGGTAAGCCGGTCGTGCAGTCCGTTGCCTTCAATGGTTTGCGCTGCTACTCTACCGGCAAGGCCAAG TCCTTGAAGGAGACATTCGCCGACAATCTCCCTGGCGAGattgagaaggtcaagaagctcaGGAA GGACTATGGCAACAAGGTCATCGGCGAGGTCACCCTCGACCAGGCCTACGGCGGTGCTCGTGGTGTGAAGTGCCTCGTGTGGGAA GGTTCTGTTTTGGATTCCGAAGAAGGTATCCGTTTCCGTGGATACACC ATCCCCGAATGCCAGAAGCTGTTACCCAAGGCTCCCGGTGGCGAGGAGCCTCTTCCCGAAG GTCTCTTCTGGCTGCTGTTGACCGGCGAAATTCCCTCTGAGCAGCAGGTTCGCGATCTGTCTGCCGAGTGGGCTGCTCGTTCTGACCTCCCCAAATTCATCGAGGAGCTCATTGACCGCTGTCCCAGCACTCTTCACCCCATGGCTCAGTTCTCTCTGGCTGTCACTGCCCTTGAGCACGAGTCCGCTTTCGCCAAGGCCTACGCTAAAGGTATCAACAAGAAGGACTACTGGAACTACACCTTCGAGGATTCCATGGACCTCATTGCCAAGCTTCCTACTATCGCCGCGAAGATTTACCGCAACGTCTTCAAGGACGGCAAGGTCGCTCCTATccagaaggacaaggattACTCCTACAACTTGGCCAACCAGCTCGGCTTTGGTAACAACAATGACTTCGTTGAGCTCATGCGTTTGTACCTGACCATCCACTCTGACCATGAGGGTGGAAACGTCAGCGCTCACACCACCCACCTTGTTGGTAGTGCTCTGAGCTCCCCTATGCTGTCTTTGTCTGCTGGTCTGAACGGATTGGCTGGCCCCCTTCACGGATT GGCAAACCAGGAAGTGCTTAACTGGCTCACAAAGATGAAGGCTGCCATTGGTAACGACCTCAGTGACCAGGCCATCAAGGACTACTTGTGGTCCACTCTCAACGCTGGCCAGGTTGTTCCCGGATACGGTCACGCTGTCCTGCGTAAGACTGATCCTCGTTACGTTTCTCAGCGCGAGTTTGCACTTCGCAAGCTCCCTGATGACCAAATGTTCAATCTCGTCAGCCAGGTCTACAAGATTGCTCCTGGCGTGCTGACTGAGCATGGCAAGACCAAGAACCCCTTCCCCAATGTTGATGCT CACTCTGGTGTCCTTCTTCAGTACTATGGCCTGACTGAGGCCAACTATTACACCGTCCTGTTCGGTGTCTCTCGTGCTCTAGGTGTTCTGCCTCAGCTGATCATTGACCGCGCCCTTGGTGCCCCCATTGAGCGCCCCAAGTCCTTCAGCACGGAGGCTTACGCCAAGCTTGTCGGTGCCAAGCTGTAA
- a CDS encoding putative mitochondrial DNA replication protein (mitochondrial DNA replication protein, putative), with amino-acid sequence MSTTTAEMAPAGRKLEKKPVKFSNLLLGAGLNMFEVTTLGQPLEVIKTTMAANRGDSFASAMGRIWGRGGILGYYQGLIPWAWIEASTKGAVLLFVASEAEFRAKVLGAPDFLAGISGGMAGGIAQAYATMGFCTCMKTVEITKHKMAAQGVKPPSTFATFMDIYRKEGIRGINRGVNAVAIRQTTNWGSRFGLSRLAESAIRKVTNKDEGQKLSAMEKVLASGLGGGLSAWNQPIEVIRVEMQSKKDDPNRPKNLTVGKTFKYIYETNGLKGLYRGVTPRIGLGIWQTVCMVALGDMAKEAVEKLTGDQVTAKH; translated from the exons ATGTCTACTACTACAGCTGAGATGGCCCCTGCCGGCCGTAAGCTCGAGAAGAAGCCCGTCAAGTTTAGCAATCTGCTGC TTGGTGCAGGATTGAATATGTTCGA GGTCACCACTTTGGGACAG CCGCTGGAAGTGATCAAGACGACCATGGCCGCCAATCGAGGCGACAGTTTCGCCAGCGCTATGGGTCGGATATGGGGTCGTGGCGGGATCCTCGGTT ATTATCAAGGTCTCATTCCGTGGGCCTGGATTGAGGCCTCCACCAAAGGCGCTGTCCTCCTTTTCGTCGCGTCCGAGGCAGAATTCCGTGCCAAGGTGCTCGGCGCGCCAGACTTCCTCGCTGGTATCTCAGGAGGTATGGCGGGTGGTATTGCCCAGGCATATGCCACTATGGGCTTCTGCACCTGTATGAAGACGGTCGAGATTACCAAGCACAAGATGGCTGCCCAGGGTGTAAAGCCTCCAAGCACCTTCGCGACATTCATGGACATCTACCGCAAGGAAGGCATCCGTGGTATCAACCGCGGTGTGAATGCGGTCGCTATCCGTCAAACTACGAACTGGGGCTCTCGTTTCGGTCTTTCTCGTCTCGCAGAATCAGCAATTCGCAAGGTGACCAACAAGGATGAAGGACAAAAACTGAGTGCGATGGAGAAGGTCTTAGCCTCCGGCCTCGGTGGTGGTCTCTCTGCTTGGAACCAGCCTATTGAAGTCATTCGCGTGGAGATGCAGAGTAAGAAGGACGACCCCAACCGGCCTAAGAACTTGACCGTTGGCAAAACCTTCAAGTACATCTACGAGACCAACGGTCTTAAGGGTCTTTACCGTGGAGTTACTCCCCGTATAGGCCTAGGAATCTGGCAGACAGTCTGCATGGTGGCTCTTGGTGACAT GGCCAAGGAAGCAGTCGAAAAACTGACGGGCGATCAAGTCACCGCTAAGCACTAG
- a CDS encoding ubiquinol cytochrome c reductase, subunit QCR2 → MLSRSTFSRNAPRAVQKQCSAAGINSRRSMASAATPGLQYDVTEAAGVKLANREVAGPTATLALVAKAGPRYQPFPGFSDALEQFAFKSTLKRSALRINREVELLGGEVSSTHSRENVVLKAKFLSNDLPYFAELLAEVASQSKFAAHELNEVVIKHLKLRQQALAANPEQQAVDAAHSLAFHRGLGESITPSTTTPIEKYLSAEALAEFAQQAYAKSNIALVGSGSNSAELSKWVGQFFKELPSSGSSSQYQLRPGATSKYHGGEQRVSSKAGNAVVIAFPGSAAFGTSGYKPEASVLAALLGGESTIKWTPGFSLLAQATQGFSQVRASTKSHTYSDAGLFTISLSGKADHVASASKNAVDALKKVAAGEVASEDIKKAIALAKFRALESAQSLETGLEATGSALLSGGKPYQIGEIAQSIDAVTEAQVTDAAKNFLSDKASVASVGDLFQLPYGEDLGLTV, encoded by the exons ATGCTGTCGCGGTCTACTTTCAGCCGAAATGCGCCCCGTGCGGTCCAGAAGCAGTGCTCTGCTGCCGGCATCAACAGCCGTCGAAGCATGGCCTCTGCTGCGACCCCAGGCCTCCAGTACGATGTCACCGAGGCTGCTGGCGTGAAGCTCGCCAATAGAGAAGTAGCCGGTCCTACAGCAACCCTGGCGTTGGTTGCAAAGGCCGGCCCCCGTTACCAGCCATTCCCTGGGTTCTCCGATGCTCTCGAACAATTTGCCTTCAAG TCCACACTCAAACGGTCGGCGTTGCGGATCAACCGGGAGGTTGAACTGCTCGGCGGTGAAGTTTCTTCGACACACTCGCGTGAAAATGTTGTCCTCAAGGCCAAGTTCCTCTCGAACGATCTTCCTTACTTTGCCGAACTTCTCGCAGAGGTTGCTTCTCAGTCGAAGTTTGCAG CCCACGAATTGAATGAGGTCGTCATCAAGCACCTCAAACTCAGACAACAAGCCCTTGCCGCCAATCCTGAGCAGCAGGCTGTCGATGCTGCCCACTCCCTGGCTTTCCACCGTGGCCTGGGGGAGAGCATCACCCCTTCCACCACTACTCCTATTGAGAAATACCTTTCGGCTGAAGCCCTCGCCGAGTTCGCCCAGCAGGCTTATGCCAAGTCCAACATTGCGCTTGTAGGCAGTGGCTCAAACTCTGCTGAACTGTCCAAGTGGGTTGGCCAGTTCTTCAAGGAACTCCCCAGCTCTGGCAGCTCCAGTCAGTACCAGCTCCGTCCCGGCGCCACTTCCAAGTACCATGGCGGTGAGCAGCGTGTCTCTTCCAAAGCCGGCAACGCTGTTGTCATTGCATTCCCTGGCTCCGCTGCTTTCGGCACCTCTGGCTACAAGCCTGAAGCTTCTGTTCTTGCTGCCCTCCTTGGTGGTGAGTCCACTATCAAGTGGACTCCTGGCTTCTCCCTCCTGGCTCAGGCTACTCAGGGCTTCTCCCAGGTCCGTGCCTCTACCAAGAGCCACACCTACTCTGATGCTGGCCTCTTCACTATTTCGCTTTCTGGTAAGGCCGATCATGTTGCTTCAGCCAGCAAGAATGCTGTGGATGCCCTCAAGAAGGTTGCCGCCGGCGAAGTTGCTAGCGAAGACATCAAAAAGGCAATCGCTCTGGCGAAGTTCCGTGCTCTTGAGTCGGCTCAGAGCCTCGAGACCGGCCTTGAGGCCACTGGCTCTGCTCTTCTCAGCGGCGGCAAGCCTTACCAGATCGGCGAAATCGCTCAAAGCATCGACGCCGTTACGGAGGCCCAGGTTACGGAT GCCGCAAAGAACTTCCTCTCTGACAAGGCCTCCGTCGCCTCCGTTGGAgacctcttccagctccctTACGGCGAGGACCTTGGTCTGACCGTTTAA
- a CDS encoding DNA-directed RNA polymerase III subunit rpc3 (DNA-directed RNA polymerase III subunit RPC-3) has translation YAGELCTLLVEDNFGELFARIFSTLNRYDRLSFSRLKFYSRLSNAQLRHGLAAMIQQHLVYHYTSYDDGITYYEPNMQSAYYLVRSGKILELIEHRLGKYAATVMSTIMFLGHAQVGYLETLPALRPSNSDVNRASEERGGIHETEEYHGEEARQETEEHRETEGRPNGLNSDYTSSERPALLHPTLKALAGHGYILRVRDAQFQSYADNALDAERTIKSRPDIKALKGKKLDEAVTEGTLELLKERLDGDLTRGLMFNGVPRGAKRRHTTGATEASNKKARVDYAAVDEDEDGGEENEWSDDDFGEDTIPMESGITVRINYEKLDVALRNRRFLELAERDSSPVTAEVYESLLRRIEYQTAKCRDTTEIPREGEEGEHYSVPVPLRAVVEDVDLFLDLAGSVGPMEVSQPINRRGKRPLEETTNGAAHDGTNGGQSDGNRTYEVDQHLCLLAQPPYSLTSKRMVSGLITWTVEFRHLARKLRHLELERIIEARYGDVALRVVRVLHDKGKLDEKRLQEISLLPFKDLRQVLASMQTGGFVDLQEVPRDALRQPSKTIFLWFYDPDRVGNSVLEDTYKAMSRCLQRLRFERSRLKEFLEKTERSDVKGNEERYLSEAELTLLGQWRAKEALLLGEVARLDEMVAVIRDY, from the exons TATGCTGGAGAGCTCTGTACGCTCCTTGTCGAAGATAACTTTGGGGAACTGTTTGCG CGCATTTTCTCGACATTAAATCGCTATGATCgactttccttttcccggCTGAAATTCTACTCCCGTCTCTCCAACGCCCAGCTTCGTCATGGCCTCGCTGCTATGATTCAGCAACACCTTGTCTACCACTACACGTCCTATGATGACGGCATTACGTACTACGAACCCAACATGCAATCCGCATACTATCTTGTCCGATCCGGGAAGATCTTGGAGCTTATAGAACATCGATTGGGAAAATATGCCGCCACTGTTATGTCGACCATCATGTTTCTTGGCCATGCGCAAGTTGGCTATCTCGAAACCCTTCCGGCTCTGAGACCTTCGAACTCCGACGTGAATAGAGCTAGTGAGGAGCGTGGTGGAATCCATGAAACTGAAGAGTACCACGGAGAGGAAGCACGCCAGGAAACTGAGGAACATAGGGAAACTGAAGGCCGACCGAATGGGCTCAATAGTGATTATACTTCTAGTGAAcgtccagctcttcttcacccGACTTTGAAAGCATTGGCAGGACATGGTTACATACTACGTGTCAGGGATGCTCAATTCCAAAGCTATGCTGACAACGCTTTGGATGCCGAGCGCACAATTAAGTCAAGACCAGACATTAAAGCCCTTAAGGGAAAAAAACTAGACGAAGCAGTTACCGAGGGGACGCTCGAATTGCTCAAAGAACGGTTGGACGGAGACCTCACTCGTGGGTTGATGTTTAATGGAGTGCCCCGAGGAGCTAAACGAAGGCATACCACTGGAGCTACCGAGGCATCTAATAAAAAGGCGCGAGTTGACTATGCTGctgtcgatgaggatgaggacggtggagaagaaaacgagTGGTCAGACGATGACTTTGGTGAAGATACAATACCTATGGAG TCCGGCATCACTGTACGCATAAATTATGAGAAATTGGACGTCGCTCTCCGGAACCGCCGTTTTTTGGAACTTGCAGAGCGGGACTCCTCTCCCGTGACAGCCGAAGTTTACGAAAGTCTCCTACGACGTATCGAATACCAGACAGCGAAATGTCGAGATACCACTGAAATCCCTCgcgagggagaggagggcgaaCATTATTCTGTGCCAGTTCCTCTAAGAGCAGTGGTAGAGGATGTCGACCTGTTTCTGGACCTAGCAGGATCAGTTGGTCCCATGGAGGTCTCTCAGCCTATAAACAGGCGCGGCAAGCGACCGTTGGAAGAAACCACGAACGGTGCAGCCCATGATGGGACCAACGGGGGGCAATCAGATGGAAATCGTACCTACGAAGTCGACCAGCATCTCTGCCTTCTAGCTCAACCACCTTATAGCCTCACCTCCAAACGTATGGTTTCGGGTCTAATTACCTGGACTGTCGAGTTCCGCCACTTGGCACGCAAACTTCGTCATCTTGAATTGGAACGTATTATCGAAGCGAGATATGGCGATGTTGCATTACGGGTTGTCCGTGTACTCCATGACAAGGGCAAACTAGATGAGAAACGTCTACAGGAAATCAGCCTTCTTCCATTCAAAGACCTACGCCAGGTTCTCGCCAGCATGCAGACTGGCGGATTCGTCGACTTACAAGAAGTGCCGCGAGACGCACTGCGACAGCCTTCAAAAACTATTTTTCTCTGGTTCTACGACCCCGATCGCGTCGGTAATAGTGTCTTGGAGGATACGTACAAGGCAATGTCTCGATGTTTGCAGCGCCTGCGGTTCGAGCGGAGTCGGCTGAAAGAATTTCTTGAGAAGACAGAGCGAAGCGATGTTAAGGGCAATGAGGAGCGATACCTGTCTGAAGCAGAACTAACCCTACTCGGACAATGGAGGGCGAAAGAGGCACTCTTGCTGGGAGAAGTAGCCCGGTTAGACGAAATGGTGGCCGTGATAAGGGACTACTAA